A region from the Medicago truncatula cultivar Jemalong A17 chromosome 6, MtrunA17r5.0-ANR, whole genome shotgun sequence genome encodes:
- the LOC120575916 gene encoding zinc finger BED domain-containing protein RICESLEEPER 4-like, with amino-acid sequence MSASTSIESLGGSPQNNGEECLCLLNPIIDLDANTNEEPLTNEATLTNEVGNEENVENNSVIQKAKRKKTSPIWDHFKEVKLKDGTKKWQCLHCKRTYVVVVSGSTSHLKRHLREVCLIYKKLAAQQQKLNLKPAQSMIDEKLSGPLLMNPSAKYDHERQREATAHWVMMHEHPFSIVEEEGFLFMMKCSNFSYEKISRKTLKNDCVAVYESERKKLKSTLRTINKICLTTDL; translated from the coding sequence ATGTCAGCTAGTACGTCAATTGAATCCTTGGGAGGTTCACCCCAAAATAATGGAGAAGAGTGTTTATGTTTGTTGAATCCTATCATTGATTTAGATGCGAATACAAACGAAGAACCACTAACAAATGAAGCAACACTGACAAATGAAGTTGGGAATGAAGAGAATGTCGAGAACAACAGCGTTATTCAAAAGGCTAAGAGAAAGAAAACTTCTCCAATTTGGGATCACTTCAAAGAAGTGAAGTTAAAGGATGGAACCAAAAAATGGCAATGTTTACATTGTAAAAGaacttatgttgttgttgtgagtGGGTCAACTAGCCATTTGAAGAGACATTTAAGGGAAGTATGTCTTATTTACAAGAAGCTAGcagcacaacaacaaaaattaaacttgAAGCCAGCACAAAGCATGATTGATGAGAAGCTTTCCGGACCACTACTGATGAATCCAAGTGCTAAGTATGATCATGAGAGACAAAGAGAAGCCACTGCACATTGGGTTATGATGCATGAACATCCATTTAGTATTGTTGAGGAAGAAGGTTTTCTTTTCATGATGAAATGTTCTAATTTTTCATATGAGAAAATTAGTCGAAAAACATTGAAGAATGATTGTGTTGCTGTCTATGAATCTGAAAGGAAGAAGTTAAAGTCAACTTTGAGGACAATTAATAAGATTTGCTTGACCACTGATTTATAG
- the LOC25495708 gene encoding lysine histidine transporter 1, which yields MEKQKEVQLPSNSGRNAKWWYSTFHNVTAMVGAGVLGLPFAMAALGWGPGLAILVLSWIITLYTLWQMVEMHEMVPGKRLDTYNELGQHAFGEKLGLWIVMPQQLVVQVGSDIVYMVTGGASLQKFHNTVCPSCKPIKLSFFIMIFASAHFVLSHLPNLNSISGVSLVAAVMSMSYSTIAWAGSIHKGVLENVQYSSKATTTAGSVFNFFNALGSVAFAFAGHNVVLEIQATIPSTPEKPSKGPMWKGVIVAYIVVALCYFPVALIGYWIFGNGVKDNILVSLENPAWLIAMANFFVVLHVIGSYQVFAMPVFDLIENKWLVEKLNFKSSKMLRFIVRNVYVALTMFIAITFPFFGGLLGFFGGFAFAPTTYFLPCIMWLKLYKPKRFSLSWWINWICIVLGVCIMILAPIGALRSIILEAKTYQFYS from the exons ATGGAGAAACAAAAGGAAGTTCAACTTCCAAGTAATTCTGGAAGGAATGCAAAATGGTGGTACTCGACTTTCCACAATGTCACTGCCATGGTTGGAGCTGGTGTTCTTGGTCTCCCCTTTGCCATGGCAGCTCTTGGATG GGGTCCAGGATTGGCTATACTTGTTCTTTCATGGATCATCACACTGTACACCTTGTGGCAAATGGTTGAGATGCATGAGATGGTTCCAGGAAAACGTCTTGATACATATAATGAATTAGGGCAACATGCTTTTGGTGAAAAGTTAGGGTTGTGGATTGTGATGCCTCAACAACTTGTGGTACAGGTCGGGTCGGACATTGTCTACATGGTCACCGGAGGTGCATCATTGCAAAAATTTCACAATACAGTCTGTCCAAGTTGCAAACCAATCAAATTGAGCTTTTTCATTATGATCTTTGCCTCTGCTCATTTTGTATTGTCTCATCTACCAAACTTGAACTCCATTTCCGGTGTATCTTTGGTGGCAGCCGTCATGTCCATGAG TTACTCTACAATTGCTTGGGCTGGTAGTATACACAAGGGAGTACTAGAAAATGTACAATATAGTAGCAAAGCTACAACTACTGCAGGATCTgtctttaatttctttaatgCACTTGGCTCTGTTGCATTTGCCTTTGCCGGACACAACGTGGTGCTGGAGATCCAAGCAACAATTCCGTCTACACCTGAGAAACCATCTAAGGGTCCAATGTGGAAAGGAGTTATTGTTGCATACATTGTTGTTGCTTTGTGCTACTTTCCTGTTGCTCTTATCGGTTATTGGATATTTGGCAATGGGGTTAAGGATAATATCCTCGTGTCTTTGGAAAACCCAGCTTGGCTTATTGCAATGGCTAACTTTTTTGTGGTTTTGCATGTGATTGGAAGCTACCAG GTTTTTGCAATGCCAGTGTTTGACTTGATTGAAAATAAGTGGTTGGTGGAGAAACTGAATTTCAAATCAAGTAAAATGCTTCGTTTTATTGTGCGTAATGTATACGTGG caTTAACAATGTTCATTGCCATTACCTTCCCATTTTTCGGTGGCCTCTTAGGATTTTTTGGAGGATTTGCTTTTGCGCCAACAACATATTTT CTTCCATGTATCATGTGGCTTAAACTCTACAAACCAAAAAGATTCAGCTTATCTTGGTGGATTAATTGG ATATGTATTGTTCTTGGGGTATGCATAATGATTTTAGCACCCATTGGAGCATTGAGGAGTATTATACTTGAAGCCAAGACCTACCAGTTTTACTCTTGA
- the LOC25495704 gene encoding serine/threonine protein phosphatase 2A 57 kDa regulatory subunit B' theta isoform — protein MLKQILNRIPKKGSKSAENNEGGGGGTSTSSSSSNSVRSSSYGNSTASGVDSNSSIGGDILVQAMNSKLNLNGSLSASYEALPSFRDVPSSEKPNLFIRKLQMCCVLFDYTDPSKNIKEKEIKRQTLVELVDYVSSANGKFTDVMMQEIVKTVSINLFRTLTTPPRENKILEAFDMDEEEPSMDPAWPYLQIVYELLLRFVTSPETDAKLAKRYVDHSFVLRLLDLFDSEDPRERDYLKTVLHRIYGKFMVHRPFIRKAINNIFYRFIFETEKHNGIAELLEILGSIINGFALPLKEEHKLFLVRALIPLHKPKCIPMYHQQLSYCITQFVEKDCKLADTIIRGLLKYWPITNSSKEVMFLGELEEVLEATQPAEFQKCMVLLFHQIRRCLSSSHFQVAERALFLWNNDHIENLIKQNYKIILPIVLPALEQNARSHWNQAVRSLTINVSKIFSDTDPAFYEECMTKFREDEAQANDMKSKHEARWKRLEEMGGMKVAINEPVLVSPRTHATSGKAGSRPQLD, from the exons ATGCTCAAGCAGATATTAAATAGGATACCTAAGAAGGGATCGAAATCGGCAGAAAATAatgaaggaggaggaggaggaacatcaacttcttcatcttcttcaaacaGTGTAAGAAGCAGCAGTTATGGAAATTCAACTGCTTCAGGTGTTGATTCTAATTCGAGTATTGGAGGTGACATACTTGTACAAGCaatgaattcaaaattgaatCTGAACGGTAGTTTGTCAGCTTCTTATGAAGCTTTGCCAAGTTTTCGCGACGTTCCGAGTTCGGAGAAGCCgaatttatttataagaaagtTGCAAATGTGTTGTGTTTTATTTGACTATACTGACCCTTCGAAGAACATTAAAGAAAAGGAGATTAAGCGGCAAACCCTTGTAGAGCTTGTTGATTATGTTTCTTCGGCTAATGGCAAGTTTACTGATGTTATGATGCAAGAAATCGTGAAAACCGTGTCGATAAATTTGTTCCGTACATTGACTACTCCACCTCGCGAGAACAAGATTCTTGAAGCCTTTGATATGGATGAAGAAGAGCCTTCAATGGACCCTGCCTGGCCTTACTTGCAAATTGTGTATGAACTTCTTCTTAGGTTTGTCACATCACCCGAGACCGATGCAAAGTTAGCGAAAAGATATGTTGATCATTCATTTGTTCTCAGATTGTTGGACCTTTTTGATTCAGAGGATCCTAGAGAGCGTGATTACTTGAAGAcggttcttcatcgaatataCGGGAAATTTATGGTGCATCGACCTTTCATCAGAAAAGCAATCAACAATATATTCTACCGATTCATTTTTGAAACTGAGAAACACAATGGTATTGCAGAACTCTTAGAAATTTTGGGAAGTATAATCAACGGATTTGCTCTGCCACTGAAAGAAGAGCACAAGCTGTTTCTCGTGCGAGCTCTTATTCCTCTTCATAAACCGAAATGCATACCAATGTATCACCAGCAGTTATCTTACTGCATCACACAATTTGTGGAAAAAGACTGCAAACTTGCTGATACGATCATACGTGGATTATTGAAATACTGGCCGATAACAAATAGTTCGAAGGAGGTTATGTTTTTAGGGGAGCTGGAAGAAGtcttggaagcaactcagcctGCAGAGTTTCAGAAATGCATGGTGCTCTTGTTTCACCAAATAAGACGTTGCTTGAGCAGTTCACATTTTCAG GTAGCGGAGAGGGCTTTGTTCTTATGGAATAATGATCATATTGAGAACTTGATCAAACAGAACTACAAAATTATACTTCCTATAGTCTTACCTGCTTTGGAGCAAAATGCACGGAGCCACTGGAACCAAGCCGTCCGAAGCTTGACAATAAACGTCAGCAAGATCTTCTCGGACACTGATCCTGCATTCTACGAGGAGTGCATGACGAAATTCAGAGAAGATGAAGCGCAAGCGAATGATATGAAGTCAAAACACGAAGCCAGGTGGAAGCGCTTGGAAGAAATGGGAGGCATGAAAGTTGCCATCAACGAACCGGTTTTGGTTTCTCCAAGAACTCATGCAACTTCTGGTAAGGCAGGAAGTAGGCCTCAATTGGATTGA
- the LOC25495707 gene encoding plant UBX domain-containing protein 1, with protein MNERFVQELSVLEKLSLSPSPNVAPNKDVDPSFFPQISKRRRVTNVHSMATTESMNEKFGQEEETDDYYEFTAEDYYKLLATKKEDKFLKTKKLREAEVAARRSRITKAVIRVRFPDNHILEATFHPSDTIKSLIDLIDKEIAQPDKPFYLYTTPPKKLIKDFSQDFYTAGFSPGAIVYLSY; from the exons ATGAATGAAAGATTTGTACAAGAGTTGAGTGTTCTTGAAAAATTGTCACTTTCTCCATCACCAAATGTTGCACCAAACAAAG ATGTTGATCCCTCTTTTTTTCCTCAAATATCCAAAAGGAGAAGAGTCACTAATGTTCATTCCATG GCAACAACTGAAAGTATGAATGAAAAATTTGGACAAGAAGAGGAGACTGATGATTACTATGAGTTTACTGCAGAAGATTATTACAAACTGTTAGCTACCAAAAAGGAAG ATAAATTcttgaaaactaaaaaacttAGAGAAGCAGAAGTGGCAGCTCGCAGGTCAAGAATAACCAAG GCTGTAATTAGAGTTCGTTTCCCTGATAATCATATATTGGAAGCTACCTTTCATCCATCAGATACCATCAAGAGTTTAATTGATCTCATCGATAAAGAGATTGCCCAACCAGATAAGCCATTTTATTTGT ATACTACTCCACCTAAGAAGCTGATCAAAGACTTCTCCCAAGATTTTTATACTGCTGGATTTTCTCCTGGTGCCATTGTGTACTTATCATATTGA
- the LOC25495705 gene encoding AUGMIN subunit 6, with protein MTMDREKEREIELESAMYTNCLLLGLDPSVIGVGASNSTPRVGAFRHSNPKLGEQLLYFILSSLRGPIQSSKDFDKVWPIFDSAQSRDFRKVVQAIISELESQGALPRSNSRVSSLATCCGPRFVELLWQLSLHALREVHRRTFTSDIASNPLPTPLTDVAFSHAATLLPVTKARIALERRKFLENAEMAVQRQAMWSNLAHEMTAEFRGLCAEEAYLQQELEKLHDLRNKVKLEGELWDDLVSSSSQNSHLVSKATRLWDSLLARKSQHEVLASGPIEDLIAHREHRYRISGSSLLAAMDQSSQAPYSDVLSGDSGDLSSVQTDNQGEIDGSHFSSETLTTVDDRNGRVHQTVDIAEVIRRWTHALQRIHKQSLHLAKANDGEGPDILRSAQEGSSSGHAESLAATLAEHQQHLASFQVLINQLKDVAPTIQKSISECTEKVNCLASNLTPHLLNRHHSQSTSPIQAQSSGRMESGTDDVGELASRMSNVQLDKVSVSPSTLKLPQLFSMTPSGKAGNVQRRHGYASQTSQTENLSVSKSLDAPSNNEVASSEGSDSLFVQNLKRSVREAALSLQSYNLESSRNSSHSDGSSEHFFVPLSETSFSHSDTEKNVTSLRSKRLFVSPMDDPLLESHASDEHGSKFDEFSDMLSDMERLSYSDNVNGFLSYTGSNETSDARRSMFDFEDAQEVFSPPMLMDSSLLTDQFEDLLAPLSETDTALIDH; from the exons ATGACGATGgatagagaaaaagagagagaaatcgAACTAGAAAGTGCAATGTACACGAATTGTTTGTTGTTAGGTTTGGATCCATCGGTTATTGGAGTTGGAGCATCGAATTCAACTCCTCGTGTTGGTGCATTTCGTCATTCAAACCCTAAATTAGGAGAACAGTTGCTATATttcattctctcttctctcagagGACCAATTCAATCTTCAAAA GATTTTGATAAGGTTTGGCCGATTTTTGATTCCGCACAATCGCGTGATTTTCGTAAG GTTGTGCAAGCGATTATTAGTGAGCTTGAGTCGCAAGGAGCACTTCCTAGAAGCAATTCAAGGGTTTCTTCGCTTGCTACTTGTTGTGGACCTAG GTTTGTTGAGCTTTTGTGGCAACTTTCGTTGCATGCTCTGCGAGAGGTTCATCGACGGACATTTACTTCGGACATAGCATCTAATCCATTGCCTACGCCATTGACTGATGTAGCATTCTCACATGCAGCTACTCTACTTCCAGTTACGAAG GCAAGAATAGCCCTTGAAAGAAGGAAGTTTTTAGAAAATGCAGAAATGGCTGTACAACGGCAGGCCATGTGGTCTAATTTGGCTCATGAAATGACTGCTGAATTTCGCGGGTTATGTGCTGAAGAG GCTTATTTGCAACAAGAGCTGGAAAAGCTGCATGACTTAAGGAATAAAGTCAAATTGGAAGGAGAACTTTGGGATGATCTCGTATCTAGTTCAAGTCAGAATTCCCATTTGGTTTCTAAGGCTACTCGCCTATGGGATTCTTTATTAGCTCGTAAAA GTCAACACGAAGTTCTTGCATCAGGGCCTATTGAAGACTTGATAGCTCATCGGGAACATAG GTACCGAATCTCTGGATCATCTCTGCTTGCAGCAATGGACCAGAGTTCCCAGGCTCCTTATTCAGATGTATTATCTGGTGACTCCGGGGATTTGTCTTCAGTGCAAACGGACAACCAAGGGGAGATTGATGGATCTCATTTTAGCAGTGAGACATTGACAACAGTGGATGACAGAAATGGGAGAGTCCACCAAACCGTTGACATAGCAGAAGTTATACGGCGATGGACACACGCCTTGCAACGTATCCATAAACAATCACTTCATCTG GCAAAAGCAAATGATGGAGAGGGTCCAGATATATTGCGCAGTGCACAGGAAGGCAGTTCAAGTGGCCATGCTGAGTCTTTAGCGGCAACCCTTGCAGAGCATCAGCAACACTTGGCTAGCTTCCAG GTGCTTATCAACCAACTCAAAGACGTTGCCCCAACAATTCAGAAGTCCATATCAGAGTGTACAGAAAAAGTGAACTGCTTGGCCTCCAATCTAACTCCACATCTATTGAACAGACATCATAGCCAGTCAACATCACCTATCCAAGCACAGAGCAGTGGGAGGATG GAAAGTGGTACTGATGATGTTGGTGAGTTGGCTTCAAGAATGTCTAATGTTCAGCTTGACAAGGTTTCTGTTAGTCCCTCCACTTTAAAACTTCCTCAGTTATTTAGCATGACCCCTTCTGGAAAAGCTGGAAATGTGCAAAGGCGGCATGGTTATGCTTCTCAGACCAGCCAAACAGAGAACCTTTCTGTTAGTAAATCTTTGGACGCTCCTTCAAATAATGAAGTAGCAAGTTCAGAAG GTAGTGATAGTTTGTTTGTCCAGAATTTGAAGAGGTCAGTAAGAGAAGCTGCGCTGTCATTGCAGTCATACAATTTAGAATCATCTCGGAATAGTAGCCATTCTGACGGAAGTTCTGAGCACTTCTTTGTCCCCCTATCAGAGACTAGCTTTTCTCATTCAGATACAGAAAAAAACGTAACTTCATTGAGGAGCAAAAGGTTATTTGTATCTCCAATGGACGATCCTTTACTTGAGAGTCATGCATCAGATGAACATGGGAGcaagtttgatgaattttcagATATGTTGAGTGATATGGAAAGGCTTTCGTATTCTGACAATGTAAATGGGTTTCTCTCGTATACCGGTTCAAATGAAACATCCGATGCACGACGGTCAATGTTTGACTTCGAGGATGCACAAGAAGTTTTCTCACCACCTATGCTAATGGACTCGTCACTTTTGACTGATCAGTTTGAAGACTTGCTGG CCCCTCTCTCAGAAACCGACACGGCATTGATAGACCATTGA